The window GCTAGAGGACGTGAGGGAGGCCGCGCGGGAACTGCGCCGGTTCGGCTCGCGAGCCGTGTTGGTCAAAGGCGGGCATCTCGGCGAGGAGGACGCCATCGACGTCTTCTACGACGGCACTGCGATCAGCGAGATCGCGGCGCCGCGCTACGACACCGAAGACACGCACGGCACGGGGTGTGCCCTCTCCGCCGCGATCTGCGCCTATCTCGCGACCGGCGACGCGCTCCCGAAAGCCGTGGAACGCGGCAAGACGTTCGTTTCGGGAGCTATCCGGCGGTCGTTGCGGTTGGGCTCCGGCTTCGGCCCGGTCAACCCGGGATGGGAGCTCCATCGGTAGGAACCGCGTGCGTATCGCGGAGGTGCAGGTAGAGCGTCACCTGCATGACTCCGGCGAAGGTAGCGAACAGGCCGACCAGCGCGCCGCGGCCCAGGGTTACGGCGCCGACCGTCGGGAGGTCGCCTCTGTCCGCAGCAAGGCTGAAGAGCGCGCCCACCGGAACCAGCGCCAGGATCCCCGAGGCGACGGCGACGCCGAATAGGTAGACGATCGTGTGCCAGTTGCCGCGCAGCCGTTCGCGCGCGGCGCTGACCGCCTCGCCCGGCGGCCGTTTCTCGGCGATCAGGATCTGCATGGCGACAGGGGGGCCATAGAAGAAAGGCAGAAGCACGACGCCGTACCCGCCGAGGAAGATCACCGCGACCAGCGCCACTCCCGAAGCGACCGAGGCCATGACGAGGACGGCCCCGTTCGTCACACGGGCCGGAGGGTCTTCGCCCAGAGATCGCGCTCGGCTCGCGAGGAGGAACTTCGTGAGCAGCGCGACACAGATGCTCCCCGCGAACGTGGGGACGATCACGCCCGACACAAGCCGGCTGGCGAACACCGCGGCTGGAGCGGGCGATCTCAGCGCGAGCAGGATCAAGAACGAGACGGCCGCCGCAGCGAGATGTACACCGCAGAAGATCGTGAAGGACCAGCGGGCGTTCGCCCGCAGGAGGGCCCACGACTCGCCGAGCAGTTGGCCGAAGCCGTACCTCGCCGGCCCCTCTGCGAGACCTGAGTCGTTCTTCTCGGTGTCTACGCCGGCACTTCCTAGCCGACGCGGCGCTTGGCGATGTAACCGACGAGGAGGAGTCCCAGCAGCGCGGCGCCGGCGATCGTCAACTTCTTCCCTACTTCGCCGGCTTCGACCTTCGCCCGGTCGACGAGCTCGTCTACCTTGCGCGCAAGCTCCTCGCGCGTCTGCTCGATCTCGTCTACCGTTTGCCGAGGGTCTTGGCCCATTCCACGTCCTCCTTGATCGTCTGCTTCGTGAGGTCCGTCTTCAGAGGAGCCGTCAGCTTCTTCTTTGCCATCAGAGCGCCCGCTGCTCCGGCCCCGATGAGGATCACGGCTGTGATCAGGTCCGCAAGCCAGGTGCCCATCGCGTTGTCCAGGCCGTCGCGGATGGCCAGCAACAGGAAGATCAGCGCGAAGAACCCGAGAACCGCGGCGATCCCGATGATCGCGACTCCCTTCAGCTTCGCACTCACCGACGCCCCGACCTCGAGCTTCGCGAGCTCGATCTCTTTGCGGATCAGCGTCGACAGGTCTTCCGTCACCTCTTTCATCAGTTGCCCGGCGGACTTGCCCGAACCTCCGTCTGAGCTCGCGCCGCCGCCCGGGCGAGAACCGATAGAGGACGGACCCCGTGCCGACTCACTCGTTGGTGATTGACCCATCGTCTCCTCCTCGATCCACGTCGTCCGTCGTTCCTGCTCCGCTTCTGTCCGCCAGCACGAGGTTGACCTCTGCCGCCAGCAGCGTGATCTGAGAGATCAAGTAAGAAGCCACCAGCAGCGTAGCCGCAGCGGCGAACGTGCCGAAGGTGTCGTTCCTGGCGGTCTCACCTCGTGCCAGGTAAGCCGTTCCCCCGATGTTGAGCCCCTGAAACAACACCGCCGCGACCACGGCGCCCGGCAGCACCTGTCTCCACGAGTGCCGGACGGCAGGAAGGAACCTGTAGGCCGTAGCGAACACCAGCGTGTTCACGGCCACAGCCAGACCTACCGCGACGACCGTAACGAGGACGGTCACCAGCGGTCCTCGCCCCAGCACCTCCTCCGCGAACCCCGCGACGGAGCCTGCGCCGAGGGCAGCGACCGAGAGGACGCCGAGGATCGCGAGCCACTTCAGCGAGCGCAACCTCTTGCTCATGAAGCCCGGCTCCTGCTCGACCTTGTGAAGCTTGTTCAGCGCGTGCTCCAAGGCAACGACCGCACCGGATCCGGAATAGAGGGCAAGGACGAGCCCGGACAGCGCGAGGTTGCGCCGGTTCTCGATGATCGCGTCGATGCCGTCAGGCTTGAAGGCATCGCGCAGTATGGGAACCGTGTTCACCCCTTTGCGGATCAGTTCCCTGCGGAGCTCCGGGTCGTCGGCGGTCAGGTAACCCAGGAGGGACCCCGCCAGCAACAACAACGGGAAGATCGAAAAGAAGGTGTAGTAGGTGAGCCCGGCCGCGTAGGAGCCGGCGTCGTCGGCCGAGAAACGCTCGAACGTCCCGGCGACGATGTCGATGAAGGCGTAACGCCGGCGCGCTCGCGCCAGGAGGGTCTTGGCGCGACCGGTTAGTTGCTGGAGGCTCGGCACCTGCCGACGTTACCCAGCAGACCGAGCTAGTTGACGACGGCGGCTATCCGGCGCGGCTGACCTTGTTCGCTTTGAGGCACTTCGTGCACACCGCGACGCGCTTCGGCGCGCCGTTCACGACGACGCGCATCTTCTGGATGTTCGGGTTGAAGCGCCGGCGGGACCGCCTGTGGGAGTGCGAGATGTTGTTCCCGAACCCAGGGGTCTTGCCGCAGACGTCGCATACGGATGCCATAAGGCGGACAAGGCTACCAAATGCGTGCCCCGGTTCGGGGCCGCCACTAGGGTTGACTGTGTGCAAGAGACCGTTGCTGCACCCCCCAAAGGACTCGAGTTATTCGCCGCGCCCGGGCGCCGGACGCCGCTTCGGATACAGGGCAAACGTGCCGAAGCGCTGCGCAAGATCGGTGTCTTCTCCGTGCAGGACCTCCTCCAGCACTACCCCCGGCGCCACGTAGATCGAACCCAACTCCGGACCGTCGCGGAGTTGAAGCGCGACGCCGCGTCGGGCGAGCTGGGAGAGATCCAGGTGCACGCGCGGGTGCTGGAGATGAAGCCCCCGTTCCAGATCCCCAGCAAGAATCCGAAGGCGAAGAAGCGAACGATGATCAAGGGCACGATCGGTGACGAGACCGGCCGCATCGGCGTCACCTGGTTCAACCAGGAATGGGTGGGGAAGGCGCTTCGGAAGGGGACGGAAGCGTTCTTCTACGGTCGCCTCAGCCAGTTCAGGGGCAAGCTCGAGATGACGGCGCCTCGCTTCGAGCGGATCCGCGATGGGAGCGAGCCGTTCAACGTGGGACGCATCATCCCGATC of the Actinomycetota bacterium genome contains:
- a CDS encoding phage holin family protein, with product MGQSPTSESARGPSSIGSRPGGGASSDGGSGKSAGQLMKEVTEDLSTLIRKEIELAKLEVGASVSAKLKGVAIIGIAAVLGFFALIFLLLAIRDGLDNAMGTWLADLITAVILIGAGAAGALMAKKKLTAPLKTDLTKQTIKEDVEWAKTLGKR
- the rpmB gene encoding 50S ribosomal protein L28, which translates into the protein MASVCDVCGKTPGFGNNISHSHRRSRRRFNPNIQKMRVVVNGAPKRVAVCTKCLKANKVSRAG
- a CDS encoding DUF3618 domain-containing protein codes for the protein MGQDPRQTVDEIEQTREELARKVDELVDRAKVEAGEVGKKLTIAGAALLGLLLVGYIAKRRVG
- a CDS encoding YihY/virulence factor BrkB family protein; translated protein: MPSLQQLTGRAKTLLARARRRYAFIDIVAGTFERFSADDAGSYAAGLTYYTFFSIFPLLLLAGSLLGYLTADDPELRRELIRKGVNTVPILRDAFKPDGIDAIIENRRNLALSGLVLALYSGSGAVVALEHALNKLHKVEQEPGFMSKRLRSLKWLAILGVLSVAALGAGSVAGFAEEVLGRGPLVTVLVTVVAVGLAVAVNTLVFATAYRFLPAVRHSWRQVLPGAVVAAVLFQGLNIGGTAYLARGETARNDTFGTFAAAATLLVASYLISQITLLAAEVNLVLADRSGAGTTDDVDRGGDDGSITNE